In Nicotiana tabacum cultivar K326 chromosome 19, ASM71507v2, whole genome shotgun sequence, one DNA window encodes the following:
- the LOC107814722 gene encoding AP-3 complex subunit sigma, translating to MIKGVIVMNDKGKPRLVKFYDYHPAEKQQELIRRIFGVLSSRAENVSNFVKVDSLFGSDTRLVYKTYATLHIVFIFDSSENELAMLDLMQVFVEAMDKCFSNVRELDIVFNFNKVHAVLDEIILGGQVLETNSSEVVKAVEEISKMERAANSIMGVSSITGWQGR from the exons ATGATAAAGGGAGTAATCGTAATGAATGATAAGGGCAAGCCTCGTCTTGTCAAATTCTACGATTATCAT CCTGCAGAGAAACAACAAGAGCTTATTCGAAGAATTTTCGGAG TTTTAAGCAGTAGAGCAGAGAATGTAAGCAACTTCGTCAAGGTTGATTCCCTCTTTGGATCA GATACTCGGCTTGTATACAAGACTTATGCCACACTACATATTGTATTCATATTTGACAGCTCCGAAAATGAGCTTGCAATGCTTGATCTCATGCAAG TTTTTGTCGAGGCAATGGACAAATGTTTCAGCAATGTACGTGAACTTGATATAGTATTCAATTTTAACAAG GTGCATGCTGTATtagatgagattattttgggaggTCAAGTTCTTGAGACAAACTCTTCAGAAGTGGTGAAGGCAGTTGAAGAAATCTCTAA GATGGAAAGGGCTGCAAATTCAATCATGGGAGTTTCATCAATAACTGGCTGGCAAGGTCGATAG
- the LOC107795051 gene encoding putative LRR receptor-like serine/threonine-protein kinase At2g16250: MLHLKGRVVLFCFVFFLLFDSTFEQGVVSSLAEKFALLQLRSSLGLRAKEWPIKGNPCLNWTNIVCKNGRVTEINISGFKRTRVGSQNPQFSVDALQNLTFLESFNASNFALPGSIPQWFGPRLASLRILDLKSCSIIGPIPSTFGNLTSLSILDLSNNKLVGFVPAEFGSLQNLTLLDMSSNFLNGTIPQEIGSLLQLKFLNLSGNILSSSIPAQLGNLSNLVDLDLSSNSLTGQLPDALWSMPGLQFLDASANNFTGVLPNVSSIVNATSVVFNLSQNMFYGNLPSLGRSFSFLDLSGNYFQGKAPDYGQSNVSVNRNCLQNVTSQRSRSECASFYSERGLSFDDFGQPNATKPPLPTPESNKKSHKNVIILAAVLGGVGLIALVLICLVLLFACTRKRGATTQRATEVGPGPASSSPPPPPGVSLNFSSLGDAFTYQQILQATGEFSDSNLMKHGHSGDLFRGTLEGGTLIVVKRIDVRSAKKEAYLSELDFFSKVSHSRLVPFMGHCLENENEKFLVYKYMPNGDLSSSLFRKNNSDDDSLQSLDWITRLKIAIGAAEGLSYLHHECNPPLVHRDVQASSVLLDDKFEVRLGSLNEVCAQEGDTHQNRISRLLRLPQTSEQGASGTASATCAYDVYCFGKVLLELVTGKLGISASNDASMKEWLDGTLKYISIYDKELVTNIVDPSLIIDEDLLEEVWAMAIVARSCLNPKPSRRPLMRYILKALENPLKVVREEHTSSARLRATSSRSSWNAALFGSWRSSSDVAAVPAIPANKLEGTSSLKQSGTTGSQGSGHNGDNGHSSSTRRQSKEIFPEPLEEQDVERPHEE, from the exons ATGTTGCACTTAAAGGGCAGAgtggttttgttttgttttgtgtttttcttgcTGTTTGACTCAACATTTGAGCAGGGTGTTGTCAGTTCTTTAGCTGAGAAGTTTGCGTTGCTTCAACTGAGATCTTCATTAGGGTTAAGAGCCAAAGAATGGCCTATAAAGGGTAACCCCTGTTTAAACTGGACAAATATTGTTTGCAAGAATGGTAGAGTTACTGAGATCAACATATCTGGTTTTAAGAGAACCAGAGTTGGGAGTCAAAACCCTCAATTCTCAGTTGATGCCCTCCAAAATTTGACTTTTTTGGAATCTTTTAATGCCTCCAATTTTGCACTTCCTGGCTCTATTCCTCAATGGTTTGGTCCTAGGCTTGCATCTCTTAGAATTCTTGATCTTAAGTCATGTTCCATTATTGGTCCTATTCCTTCCACCTTTGGCAATTTGACTAGCCTCTCGATTCTTGATCTTTCGAATAATAAGCTTGTGGGGTTCGTTCCTGCTGAATTTGGTTCTCTTCAGAACCTTACTTTGCTTGATATGTCCTCAAATTTCTTGAATGGAACTATTCCTCAAGAAATTGGGAGTTTGCTTCAGCTGAAGTTCTTGAATCTGTCTGGTAACATTTTATCTTCTTCGATTCCCGCCCAACTCGGTAACCTTTCTAATCTGGTTGACCTTGACCTCAGCTCCAATAGTTTAACTGGACAGTTGCCTGATGCTTTGTGGTCAATGCCTGGGTTGCAATTTCTAGATGCCTCTGCGAATAACTTCACCGGCGTTCTGCCAAATGTTAGTTCTATTGTAAATGCCACCAGCGTGGTGTTTAATCTTTCTCAGAATATGTTTTATGGAAATTTGCCATCTTTAGGCAGAAGCTTCAGTTTTCTAGATCTATCAGGAAACTATTTTCAAGGCAAAGCCCCTGATTATGGACAAAGCAATGTGTCAGTTAATAGAAATTGCCTCCAAAATGTAACAAGTCAAAGGAGTAGGAGTGAGTGTGCATCTTTCTACAGCGAGCGGGGCTTGTcttttgatgattttggacagCCAAATGCCACAAAGCCGCCTCTTCCAACTCCCGAATCCAATAAAAAGAGTCACAAAAATGTAATCATATTGGCAGCCGTTCTGGGGGGTGTTGGATTAATTGCACTCGTCCTTATCTGTCTAGTTCTGCTGTTTGCTTGCACCCGCAAAAGGGGTGCCACAACTCAAAGAGCCACTGAGGTTGGGCCAGGTCCGGCCAGTTCAAGTCCACCACCACCTCCCGGAGTATcattgaatttttcaagtttagGAGATGCATTTACCTACCAGCAGATTCTTCAAGCCACAGGTGAGTTCAGTGATTCAAATCTTATGAAGCACGGCCATTCTGGTGATCTCTTCCGTGGTACCCTAGAAGGCGGGACACTTATAGTCGTAAAACGAATTGATGTGCGCTCTGCAAAAAAGGAAGCATATTTGTCAGAATTGGACTTCTTCAGCAAAGTATCTCACTCAAGATTAGTTCCTTTTATGGGACATTGTTTGGAGAATGAGAATGAGAAGTTTCTGGTCTACAAGTATATGCCAAATGGAGATCTATCCAGTTCTTTATTTAGAAAAAACAATTCGGATGATGATAGTTTGCAGTCATTGGATTGGATAACAAGACTGAAAATTGCTATTGGAGCTGCTGAGGGCTTGTCTTATCTACATCATGAATGTAACCCGCCTCTAGTGCACAG AGATGTCCAAGCAAGCAGCGTACTTCTTGATGATAAGTTTGAAGTGCGGTTAGGGAGTCTAAATGAGGTCTGTGCACAAGAAGGAGACACCCATCAGAACAGAATTTCCAGGCTGCTCAGGCTGCCACA GACATCAGAACAAGGTGCATCAG GTACAGCTAGTGCCACTTGTGCGTATGATGTCTACTGTTTCGGAAAGGTTTTGTTAGAGTTAGTGACTGGCAAGCTGGGAATCAGTGCATCCAACGACGCCAGCATGAAGGAGTGGTTGGATGGTACACTAAAATACATTAGTATATATGATAAAGAACTTGTCACAAACATAGTGGATCCTTCCCTAATCATAGATGAAGATTTATTAGAGGAAGTATGGGCGATGGCTATTGTTGCGAGATCGTGCCTCAACCCCAAGCCTTCGAGGAGACCGTTAATGAGATATATCCTTAAAGCTTTGGAAAATCCTTTGAAGGTAGTTAGGGAAGAACACACCAGCTCAGCAAGACTTAGAGCAACTTCATCGAGAAGTTCGTGGAACGCTGCGCTGTTTGGCAGCTGGCGTAGCTCCTCAGATGTAGCGGCGGTACCTGCAATCCCAGCAAATAAGTTAGAAGGAACAAGTAGTTTGAAGCAATCGGGAACGACAGGTTCTCAAGGAAGTGGTCATAATGGGGATAATGGTCATTCTTCATCAACTAGACGACAGTCGAAAGAGATTTTCCCTGAGCCGTTGGAGGAGCAGGATGTAGAGAGACCACATGAGGAGTAG
- the LOC107814721 gene encoding transcription termination factor MTERF2, chloroplastic, whose protein sequence is MLCELHHHHFSFTPQSINQHQTTLHTIIHFSPKKHRLFPIFSTHHPNQQPRHLKNQESDTNTTTTLNSEKGITRKHNSKSSAVLLRYLSSNDNKPEAYQEPVAGSAEPEKQECAVLEEDKEKVLEMSLIRKRTPQFPGSIYVQSNISSLFDSKRGSGFNDDDDEMLIKALEIRRKVTVEIFKEAMRKGRFGITYSTNLVSYLDDFIDFVMIQAASMKQMPEFLDSSFNVRARAFIDESGVVPIVRWLKHNALSYPQIANLICKSGGNLESIRRLAEWLKSIHVKGRFIGLVMIRSKENVLGRSLEELDEIVEYLENKGVKRDWIGYIVGRCPEILSFSTEELESRTKFYFDMGMDEKDFGTMVFDYPKVIGYFSMEEMNQKVAYLKEFGLSNEDVGRLLAFKPHLMGCGIEEKFKPLVKYFYYLGISKDGMRRILVTRPVLFCVDFENTIVSKVQFLRDIGVQQDAIGNVLVRFPRLLTFSLYKKIRPVVIFLLTKAGVSQKNIGKVIALGPELLGCSIANKLDHNVKYFLSLGITLRQLGEMVADFPMLLTYNIDILRPKYRYLRRMMVRPLQDLIEFPRFFSYSLDERIVPRHKIMVENRINFKLRYMLASTDDEFKQRVHAAVERRLRFESGVIDDKEADTQIDCSIEKLPFDFQTAEILEENADLSSDYKDLPTAHIQNSA, encoded by the exons ATGCTCTGTGAGCTTCATCACCATCATTTCTCTTTCACTCCACAATCCATAAACCAACATCAAACTACTCTACACACCATTATACACTTCTCTCCAAAAAAACATCgtctttttcccattttttccACCCACCACCCCAACCAGCAACCCCGCCACCTTAAAAACCAAGAATCTGATACCAACACCACCACTACCTTAAATAGTGAAAAGGGTATCACTCGAAAACACAATTCAAAATCCTCAGCTGTACTCCTCCGTTACCTCTCATCAAATGATAATAAACCGGAAGCATACCAAGAACCAGTTGCCGGTTCAGCTGAACCGGAGAAGCAAGAATGTGCTGTACTAGAAGAAGATAAAGAGAAGGTTCTAGAAATGTCATTAATAAGGAAAAGAACCCCTCAGTTTCCAGGTTCTATTTATGTTCAATCAAATATTTCCTCTttgtttgattccaaaagagggagtggctttaatgatgatgatgatgagatgttAATTAAGGCACTTGAGATAAGGAGGAAAGTGACAGTTGAGATTTTTAAAGAAGCAATGAGAAAAGGCAGATTTGGGATTACATATTCGACGAATTTGGTTTCATATTTGGATGATTTTatagattttgtgatgattcaAGCTGCTTCAATGAAACAAATGCCTGAGTTCTTGGATTCGTCATTCAATGTTCGTGCTAGAGCCTTTATAGATGAGTCCGGTGTCGTGCCAATTGTGAG GTGGTTGAAACACAATGCATTGTCATATCCGCAAATTGCAAACCTCATTTGCAAGTCCGGAGGAAATCTTGAATCCATAAGACGTTTGGCTGAGTGGTTGAAGTCGATTCATGTGAAGGGAAGATTTATTGGGCTTGTAATGATTAGATCTAAGGAGAATGTATTAGGTCGGAGCTTGGAAGAATTGGATGAGATCGTTGAgtacttggagaacaaaggagtGAAGAGAGATTGGATAGGGTATATTGTAGGCCGATGTCCTGAAATATTGTCCTTCAGCACGGAAGAACTAGAGTCCCGTACAAAGTTCTATTTTGATATGGGAATGGATGAGAAGGATTTTGGAACAATGGTTTTTGACTATCCTAAGGTGATTGGCTACTTCTCTATGGAAGAGATGAACCAAAAG GTTGCATATCTTAAGGAGTTTGGCCTCAGCAATGAAGATGTTGGAAGATTATTAGCTTTTAAACCGCATTTGATGGGTTGTGGTATTGAAGAAAAGTTCAAGCCTCTTGTCAAGTACTTTTATTACCTAGGGATTTCGAAAGACGGTATGAGAAGAATTCTAGTTACCAGGCCGGTGCTATTCTGTGTTGATTTCGAGAACACCATTGTGTCTAAG GTTCAATTCTTACGAGACATAGGTGTCCAACAAGATGCTATTGGCAATGTGCTAGTCAGGTTTCCCAGGTTACTCACTTTCAGCCTCTACAAGAAGATACGTCCAGTG GTCATATTCCTTTTGACAAAAGCTGGTGTCTCCCAGAAAAATATTGGAAAGGTGATAGCTCTAGGACCAGAGCTTCTAGGATGCAGCATTGCCAATAAATTGGATCACAATGTGAAGTATTTTCTTTCCCTGGGTATAACTCTCAGACAATTAGGTGAAATGGTTGCTGATTTTCCAATGCTACTAACATACAATATAGACATCCTTCGCCCCAAGTATCGTTATTTGCGACGGATGATGGTTCGGCCTTTGCAGGATCTTATTGAATTTCCAAG GTTTTTCAGCTATTCACTCGACGAAAGAATAGTTCCTAGACACAAGATTATGGTGGAGAATCGTATAAACTTCAAGCTTCGGTATATGTTGGCAAGCACAGATGATGAATTTAAACAGAGGGTTCATGCTGCTGTTGAAAGACGCTTAAGATTTGAATCCGGTGTCATAGATGATAAGGAGGCAGATACTCAAATCGATTGCTCCATCGAAAAGTTGCCTTTTGATTTTCAAACAGCTGAGATACTAGAAGAAAACGCAGATCTCTCATCTGATTACAAAGATTTACCTACTGCACATATTCAGAATTCTGCATAA